From Thiomicrospira sp. XS5, one genomic window encodes:
- a CDS encoding GNAT family N-acetyltransferase: protein MTSSNAPSNPAQIWADDLCTQLEQQRHRACLVLCGSADWHQAWLKRLIRPDWQGVFISETSPHPQATPQNPKQLRHLLGQETDFAVFDADAGLEADALGIVGGLIRAGGLCLICLPPKADFLNHPNPALAAFLNYPLTPEDSLKGFQAHLWHQLHQHALWLEEDQIDPAWPDLQNLPSAPSTPPLNRDVTQPTVDQAVALHAIQHVAFGHRKRPLLLTADRGRGKSTALGMACVALLLAGKRRITLSAARLPQVQKAFDAVESALPRLQQAGFHVCEKRPGLVIFDIDRKPAEICFRAPDDLIRAPADTELLLVDEAAHLPLPMLFALLKSHSRTVLASTEQGYEGSGRGFRLKLTEHLDTHYPGWKRHTLTSPIRWADKDPLENTLNQLFLLDTAPEKDITDPTLIRQVQIERINHPAELAQPDNRADLQRLFQLLTQAHYQTRPNDLMQLLEIPNQQLWVARAQGQIVAVLFAVGEGGLPNEPGRRFQGHLFPQLLKRHTHHPDWLSLNGWRIQRLAVWPSVQRLGLGCQLTAHFIEANQAEADTLSVSFSADAGLIRFWTSLDFQPLHLGLKRDQASGQHSAALCYPLTEKAARLTQQAQQQFQSEFAWNLTQPFQHLESDLALAILRGQPPALPSHFPNGYLQDQPFESVAFALRQWTLGQLTQLEDSDTLALWFRKVVQHQAWSDVVAASPFPHRKALEAHFKNWLAEQLAPI from the coding sequence ATGACTTCTTCCAATGCACCAAGCAACCCGGCTCAAATTTGGGCCGATGACTTATGCACACAGCTGGAACAACAGCGCCACCGTGCCTGCTTGGTGCTTTGCGGTTCAGCCGATTGGCACCAGGCCTGGTTAAAACGATTGATTCGTCCCGACTGGCAAGGCGTGTTCATTAGCGAAACCAGCCCACACCCGCAAGCGACGCCCCAAAACCCCAAACAACTCCGCCACCTGCTCGGGCAAGAAACCGATTTTGCCGTGTTTGATGCCGATGCCGGTTTGGAAGCCGATGCCCTCGGCATTGTCGGCGGATTGATTCGCGCGGGCGGTTTGTGCTTGATCTGTCTGCCGCCGAAAGCGGATTTTCTGAATCATCCCAACCCCGCTTTGGCGGCGTTTTTGAACTACCCCCTGACGCCGGAAGACAGTTTAAAAGGCTTCCAGGCGCACCTGTGGCACCAACTCCACCAACACGCGCTTTGGTTGGAAGAAGACCAAATCGACCCGGCCTGGCCAGATTTACAGAACTTACCGTCGGCGCCCTCAACACCGCCGTTAAACCGCGACGTCACCCAACCGACCGTGGACCAGGCGGTGGCCTTACACGCCATTCAACATGTGGCCTTCGGGCATCGCAAACGCCCGTTACTCCTCACCGCCGACCGAGGCCGAGGCAAATCGACCGCATTGGGAATGGCGTGCGTCGCATTGTTACTGGCCGGAAAGCGGCGTATTACGCTTTCCGCCGCGCGCTTACCGCAAGTTCAAAAAGCCTTTGACGCCGTTGAAAGTGCACTGCCGCGCCTGCAACAGGCCGGGTTCCATGTCTGTGAAAAACGCCCAGGCCTGGTGATATTTGACATTGACCGAAAACCGGCGGAAATTTGTTTCCGCGCGCCGGATGACTTAATCCGCGCACCGGCCGACACCGAACTGTTGCTGGTGGACGAAGCCGCCCATTTGCCGCTACCAATGCTGTTTGCACTGTTGAAAAGCCATTCCAGAACGGTTCTGGCCAGCACCGAACAGGGGTATGAAGGCTCGGGCCGCGGCTTCCGCCTGAAATTGACCGAACATCTTGATACCCATTATCCGGGCTGGAAACGCCACACCCTGACCTCGCCGATTCGCTGGGCAGACAAAGACCCGCTGGAAAACACGCTGAACCAACTGTTTTTGCTGGACACTGCTCCGGAAAAAGACATCACCGATCCAACCCTGATTCGTCAGGTGCAAATCGAACGCATCAACCACCCGGCCGAACTGGCCCAACCAGACAACCGTGCCGACTTACAACGCCTGTTCCAACTGCTGACCCAAGCCCATTACCAAACCCGCCCCAACGACTTGATGCAGTTATTGGAGATTCCCAATCAACAACTCTGGGTGGCCCGTGCGCAGGGGCAAATCGTCGCCGTGCTGTTTGCGGTGGGCGAAGGCGGCTTGCCGAATGAACCCGGCCGCCGCTTTCAAGGCCACCTGTTCCCGCAGTTGTTAAAACGCCACACCCATCACCCGGACTGGTTGTCATTAAACGGCTGGCGCATTCAGCGTTTGGCGGTCTGGCCGTCCGTACAGCGTCTCGGGTTAGGGTGCCAGTTGACGGCGCACTTTATCGAAGCCAATCAAGCCGAGGCCGACACCCTGTCTGTCAGTTTCAGCGCCGACGCCGGGCTGATTCGCTTCTGGACCTCGCTGGATTTTCAGCCATTACATCTCGGCTTAAAACGCGATCAAGCCAGCGGCCAGCACTCCGCCGCCTTGTGTTATCCGCTGACGGAAAAGGCGGCGCGACTGACCCAACAAGCCCAACAGCAATTCCAATCCGAATTCGCCTGGAACCTGACCCAGCCCTTCCAGCACCTGGAAAGCGATTTGGCTCTGGCAATTCTCCGCGGGCAACCGCCCGCCTTGCCAAGCCATTTTCCAAACGGTTACCTGCAAGACCAACCCTTTGAAAGTGTGGCTTTTGCCTTACGACAATGGACGCTGGGCCAACTCACGCAACTGGAAGATTCGGACACGCTCGCGCTTTGGTTTCGAAAAGTCGTCCAGCACCAGGCCTGGTCAGATGTCGTTGCCGCGTCACCTTTCCCACACCGCAAAGCGCTGGAAGCCCACTTCAAAAACTGGTTAGCTGAACAACTGGCACCGATTTAG
- the exbB gene encoding TonB-system energizer ExbB yields the protein MDILKLYLDITVFSLLGLMAFVATWFTLERLLAYRKVDVTTYKHIDLLTVDLTRNLTMISTVGANAPYVGLLGTVLGILVTFYELGMSGTMNTSDIMVGLALALKATAGGIALAIPSIIAYNLLMRRVDVFQAEYRAYEALNNTGATRE from the coding sequence ATGGACATTTTAAAACTCTATCTCGACATTACGGTTTTCAGCCTCCTGGGCTTGATGGCGTTCGTCGCCACTTGGTTCACGCTGGAGCGTCTGCTCGCTTACCGCAAGGTCGATGTCACCACCTACAAACATATCGATTTACTGACCGTTGACCTGACCCGTAACCTGACGATGATTTCCACCGTGGGCGCTAATGCGCCTTACGTCGGATTGCTGGGCACGGTACTGGGTATTTTGGTGACGTTTTACGAGCTGGGCATGTCCGGCACCATGAACACCAGCGATATCATGGTCGGCTTGGCGCTGGCACTGAAAGCCACCGCCGGCGGTATTGCCTTGGCAATTCCAAGCATCATTGCCTATAACCTGTTAATGCGCCGCGTCGACGTTTTCCAGGCCGAATACCGTGCTTACGAAGCCCTGAACAACACCGGAGCGACGCGCGAATGA
- a CDS encoding biopolymer transporter ExbD produces the protein MKRFDDINVIPLIDVMLVLLAVVLTSASFIVQDSLNIKLPETESTTEYVPPKEKVVNFAIDADGQLFMDEKPTQYPALPTVLKPLNPKTPLVIKVDDKAEFGRFIQLVDALKAHNLTNLTFLTEKAQSE, from the coding sequence ATGAAACGCTTCGACGACATCAATGTCATTCCATTGATTGACGTCATGCTGGTACTGCTGGCCGTGGTGCTGACCTCGGCCAGTTTTATCGTGCAGGATTCGCTGAACATCAAATTGCCGGAAACCGAAAGCACCACCGAATACGTGCCACCGAAAGAGAAAGTGGTGAATTTCGCCATTGATGCCGACGGCCAATTGTTTATGGATGAAAAACCGACCCAATACCCGGCGTTGCCGACCGTTTTGAAGCCGCTGAACCCGAAAACCCCGCTGGTCATTAAAGTGGACGACAAAGCGGAATTCGGACGATTCATTCAATTGGTGGACGCCCTGAAAGCCCATAACCTGACCAATCTGACGTTTTTAACCGAAAAAGCGCAGAGCGAATAG
- a CDS encoding energy transducer TonB, with product MPKRTHTSLKAFVLTLFLYSSAILAAVWQFDSLTYSEKTPNVREVPINISMYQTPTPVKPVKAVEPPKPKPAEPVEETVTEPEPIAEIPKPEPIAKPKPAKQPKPEPKKVVKKEIQKVVKKPVEKPKQTAKKAPTQPVKKVAKAATPKVVEPQPVEKTITEQPAPPTYSASQIADAEDRYLSELSRTLAQLAQDSYPRRAKRRHWEGEVVLKFVLYRNGDIKQLQIVDGDRRTVLNDAAVGIIKDKMGMRFKPFYKEIERNQWHLTVPVNFSLN from the coding sequence ATGCCAAAACGCACCCATACATCGCTCAAAGCCTTTGTGCTGACTCTGTTTCTATACAGCTCGGCTATCCTCGCCGCCGTCTGGCAATTCGACAGCCTGACCTACAGCGAAAAAACGCCGAACGTTCGCGAAGTGCCGATTAACATCAGCATGTATCAGACGCCAACACCGGTCAAGCCGGTTAAGGCCGTTGAACCACCGAAGCCTAAGCCTGCCGAGCCGGTAGAAGAAACCGTAACCGAACCGGAACCCATTGCGGAAATTCCGAAGCCGGAGCCAATTGCCAAGCCCAAACCAGCTAAGCAACCGAAGCCAGAACCTAAAAAAGTGGTCAAAAAAGAGATTCAAAAAGTCGTTAAAAAGCCGGTCGAAAAACCGAAACAAACAGCCAAAAAAGCGCCGACTCAGCCGGTGAAAAAAGTGGCGAAAGCCGCAACGCCGAAAGTGGTTGAACCGCAACCGGTGGAAAAAACCATTACCGAACAGCCCGCGCCTCCGACTTACAGCGCCTCGCAAATCGCCGATGCCGAAGACCGCTATCTTTCCGAACTGAGTCGCACCCTGGCGCAACTGGCGCAGGACAGTTATCCGCGACGTGCCAAACGTCGTCACTGGGAAGGCGAAGTGGTGCTGAAGTTCGTGCTCTATCGTAATGGCGACATCAAACAGCTTCAGATTGTCGACGGCGATCGTCGCACCGTTTTAAACGACGCGGCTGTTGGCATCATTAAAGACAAAATGGGAATGCGTTTCAAACCCTTCTATAAGGAAATCGAACGTAACCAATGGCACCTGACGGTGCCGGTCAACTTCTCATTGAACTGA
- the purU gene encoding formyltetrahydrofolate deformylase, translated as MSRVFRLIISCPDQVGIVASVAGFIADEGGSIVEANHHTDAMNKWFFMRHEILAESLNDDLEGFKTKFATIAERFQMDWQVTDSAQPKRIALFASKESHCLADLLYRWHEGDLPGEVACVIANHDDLRRMVEWYDIPFHHVPVTPDTKPEAFAKSQELVAQYDADVIVLARYMQILPPQMCVDYAGKVINIHHSFLPSFVGAKPYHQAYERGVKLIGATCHYVTEELDAGPIIEQDVIRVSHSHSIDDMRRLGRDVEKTVLSRGLRYHLEDRVLIHGNKTVVFSA; from the coding sequence ATGAGTCGTGTGTTTCGTTTAATCATTTCCTGTCCGGATCAGGTCGGCATCGTCGCCAGTGTAGCCGGGTTTATCGCGGACGAAGGCGGTTCCATTGTGGAAGCCAATCACCATACCGATGCCATGAACAAGTGGTTTTTTATGCGCCACGAAATTCTGGCGGAGTCGTTGAACGACGATCTGGAAGGCTTCAAAACGAAATTCGCCACCATTGCGGAACGTTTTCAAATGGATTGGCAGGTGACCGATTCGGCCCAGCCGAAACGCATCGCACTGTTCGCGTCGAAAGAATCGCACTGTCTGGCGGACTTATTGTACCGCTGGCACGAAGGCGACTTGCCGGGTGAAGTCGCCTGCGTTATCGCCAATCACGACGACTTGCGCCGCATGGTGGAATGGTATGACATTCCGTTCCATCATGTGCCGGTGACACCGGACACCAAACCGGAAGCCTTCGCGAAATCGCAGGAACTGGTGGCGCAGTACGACGCCGATGTCATCGTGCTGGCGCGGTATATGCAGATTCTACCGCCGCAAATGTGTGTGGATTACGCCGGAAAAGTAATCAATATCCACCACAGCTTTCTGCCGTCCTTTGTCGGGGCTAAGCCGTATCACCAAGCCTACGAGCGCGGCGTGAAATTGATTGGCGCAACCTGCCATTACGTGACTGAAGAGCTCGATGCGGGGCCGATTATCGAGCAGGACGTGATTCGCGTCAGCCACTCCCACAGCATCGACGATATGCGCCGTCTTGGCCGGGATGTCGAAAAAACCGTGTTGTCCCGCGGTTTACGTTATCACCTGGAAGACCGGGTTTTGATTCACGGCAACAAAACGGTGGTGTTCAGCGCCTGA
- the xthA gene encoding exodeoxyribonuclease III, with protein sequence MKIVSFNVNSVRMRLHQLQVLTDQYAPDIIGLQETKVQDHEFPIKDIEAMGYQAIFMGQKTHYGVALLFKNNLTLKDSQFGWDHDGDDAQKRMIIGDFVDADGNEVRVINGYFPQGENRSHPTKFPAKEAFYQDLMQYLNEKCSPEQNLIVMGDFNISPEDKDIGIGEPNRKRWLRDGKTSFLPEEREWWGTLINWGLKDTFRQIHPDEDRIFSWFDYRSKGFADDPKRGLRIDTLLATKPLAAKATDSGVAYDIRAMEKPSDHAPVWTDFQF encoded by the coding sequence ATGAAAATCGTTTCTTTTAATGTCAACAGCGTGCGCATGCGCCTGCATCAACTTCAAGTTTTAACCGATCAATACGCGCCGGATATCATCGGGTTGCAGGAAACCAAGGTCCAGGACCATGAGTTCCCGATTAAAGACATTGAAGCCATGGGCTACCAAGCCATCTTCATGGGGCAGAAAACCCATTACGGCGTGGCCTTGCTTTTCAAGAACAACCTGACATTAAAAGACAGCCAGTTCGGCTGGGACCACGATGGCGACGACGCCCAAAAGCGCATGATCATCGGCGACTTTGTCGATGCCGACGGAAATGAAGTCCGCGTCATCAACGGTTACTTCCCGCAAGGCGAAAACCGCAGCCATCCAACGAAATTTCCGGCCAAAGAAGCCTTTTATCAGGACTTGATGCAGTACCTGAACGAAAAGTGTTCACCGGAGCAGAACCTCATCGTGATGGGCGATTTCAATATCTCGCCGGAAGACAAAGACATCGGCATCGGCGAACCCAACCGTAAGCGCTGGCTACGCGACGGCAAAACCAGCTTCCTGCCGGAAGAACGCGAATGGTGGGGCACGCTCATCAACTGGGGCCTGAAAGACACTTTCCGCCAAATCCATCCGGACGAAGACCGTATCTTCAGCTGGTTTGATTATCGCTCCAAAGGGTTCGCCGACGATCCGAAACGCGGACTGCGCATCGACACCTTATTGGCGACCAAACCCTTGGCGGCGAAAGCCACCGACAGCGGCGTGGCTTACGACATCCGCGCCATGGAAAAGCCGTCCGACCACGCGCCAGTCTGGACCGACTTTCAGTTTTAA
- a CDS encoding FAD-binding oxidoreductase gives MPNTEMQPMTLVEKHLLNDTTLLMKLKPSKAFDYQSGQYVMLGLTPTELKPFSIASAPKDDGLIELHIRNQDNSEWMQDLFGLDTGVTLYIQGPNDQYRLDTPEALAKKQRTIFVAGGTGFAPMFALLESLLERGHDRPIEFYWGAQIQADLYRDAEMKALAERHSSLDYTTVLSGQVDESAPEKLVHHQVLKDFPDLSDARVYLCGPWPMQEAAKADFIAAGLPADAFN, from the coding sequence ATGCCGAATACCGAAATGCAGCCCATGACTCTCGTCGAAAAGCACTTGCTGAACGACACCACGCTGCTGATGAAACTCAAACCGTCCAAAGCTTTCGATTATCAAAGCGGGCAATACGTCATGCTCGGCTTGACCCCGACGGAACTCAAGCCCTTTTCCATCGCGTCCGCGCCGAAAGACGACGGTTTGATTGAATTGCACATTCGCAACCAGGACAACTCCGAGTGGATGCAGGATTTGTTCGGCCTTGATACCGGTGTGACCCTATACATTCAGGGGCCAAACGACCAATATCGTTTGGATACGCCGGAGGCGCTCGCCAAAAAACAACGCACCATTTTCGTGGCCGGCGGCACCGGTTTTGCGCCGATGTTTGCGTTATTGGAAAGCTTGCTGGAACGCGGTCATGACCGACCGATTGAATTTTATTGGGGCGCTCAAATCCAAGCGGATCTTTACCGTGATGCGGAAATGAAAGCCCTGGCCGAACGTCATTCGTCATTGGATTACACGACGGTTTTGTCTGGACAAGTGGATGAAAGCGCGCCGGAAAAACTGGTACACCACCAAGTCTTGAAGGACTTCCCGGATTTGAGCGATGCCCGCGTCTATCTTTGTGGCCCTTGGCCGATGCAGGAAGCCGCCAAAGCCGATTTCATCGCCGCCGGCTTGCCCGCCGACGCCTTTAACTGA
- a CDS encoding P-II family nitrogen regulator: MKLQKEMTILTDVSLITCMVPRGKGDAIVAAARAAGAQGASIHYGRGAGVRERLGLLSITVEAEKEVIQIMVSKQQEEEVFAEMFIAGQLDTPGMGIMFVTPLEKAAAYIPPNIIERIEKERALKTAATTIAMPEQ, from the coding sequence ATGAAATTACAGAAAGAAATGACGATTTTGACCGATGTGTCGCTGATTACCTGCATGGTGCCGCGCGGCAAAGGCGATGCCATTGTGGCCGCGGCCAGAGCCGCAGGCGCACAGGGTGCGTCCATCCATTACGGCCGGGGTGCCGGGGTGCGTGAACGCTTAGGGCTGTTGAGTATCACCGTGGAGGCGGAAAAGGAAGTTATCCAAATCATGGTGTCCAAACAGCAGGAAGAGGAAGTCTTTGCCGAGATGTTCATCGCCGGTCAGTTGGACACGCCGGGCATGGGCATTATGTTTGTTACGCCGTTGGAAAAAGCCGCCGCTTACATTCCGCCGAACATCATCGAACGCATTGAGAAAGAGCGCGCTTTGAAAACCGCCGCGACCACCATCGCCATGCCAGAGCAATAA
- a CDS encoding DUF1538 domain-containing protein has product MKKVSFHDIVQHERFNTKVITYNELTHSPEAAYQKFQIKPVDAYRLLRPYLQSKVFEQLKAVMPLTIYLALFQILILRQPVADASIILGGMLAVIFGLMFFMEGLRLGLMPFGEVIGNKLPQKSTLPVVLLIAFLLGIGVTFAEPAIGALKAAGANVDPKSAPYLYALLNHWPGMLVLVVGGGVGLAAVLGTLRFIYDWSLKPLIFLTVIPTLLITLYSMQHPELVHLIGLAWDSGAVTTGPVTVPLVLALGIGIASAAGSGNQSLSGFGIVTLASLFPIMGVQLLALYIHSTVSIAEIEALSHFMNKAPVFWYETTPYVEIIAGIRAIVPLVLFLGLVLVFLLRDRLQNAQVVMLGLAFSVVGMIIFNLGLTYGLAKLGGQAGEMIPGAFTGIESIKESPLYWFSMGIAITVLFAFALGFGATLAEPALNALGMTVERLTNGAFKKQTLMMAVSLGVGVGIAIGVSKIIFDWSLAWLLIPAYLFALVLTVLSSEEFVNVAWDSAGVTTGPVTVPLVLAMGLGLGQAVGVVEGFGILSMASIGPIITVLLTGLWIKLRCMRQEKAALKTAMDAKES; this is encoded by the coding sequence ATGAAAAAGGTCTCGTTTCACGACATCGTCCAGCACGAACGTTTCAATACCAAAGTCATTACCTACAACGAACTGACCCATTCGCCGGAAGCGGCGTATCAGAAATTCCAAATCAAACCGGTTGATGCCTATCGCTTATTGCGGCCTTATCTGCAATCCAAGGTCTTTGAACAACTGAAAGCGGTCATGCCTTTGACGATTTATCTGGCGTTGTTTCAAATATTGATTTTGCGGCAGCCGGTTGCCGATGCGTCCATTATTCTCGGCGGCATGTTGGCGGTGATTTTCGGGCTGATGTTTTTTATGGAGGGCCTGCGCCTCGGGTTAATGCCATTCGGGGAGGTAATCGGTAATAAGCTACCGCAGAAATCGACCTTGCCGGTGGTGCTGTTGATCGCTTTTCTGCTCGGCATCGGGGTGACGTTCGCGGAACCGGCCATCGGCGCTTTGAAAGCCGCCGGTGCCAATGTCGACCCGAAAAGCGCCCCCTATTTATATGCTTTATTGAACCATTGGCCGGGCATGCTGGTCTTGGTGGTCGGCGGTGGCGTCGGGCTGGCCGCCGTGCTGGGCACTTTGCGGTTTATCTATGACTGGAGCTTGAAACCGCTGATTTTCTTGACCGTGATTCCGACCTTGTTGATTACCCTTTACAGCATGCAACATCCCGAACTGGTGCATTTGATTGGTTTGGCCTGGGACAGTGGGGCGGTGACCACCGGGCCGGTCACGGTGCCATTGGTGTTGGCGCTGGGCATCGGTATTGCCTCGGCGGCCGGGAGCGGCAATCAGTCGTTGTCCGGTTTTGGCATTGTAACCTTGGCGTCCTTGTTCCCGATTATGGGCGTGCAGTTGCTGGCGCTTTACATCCATAGCACGGTGTCGATCGCGGAAATCGAAGCCTTGAGTCATTTCATGAATAAAGCACCGGTGTTCTGGTATGAAACCACACCTTATGTGGAGATCATCGCCGGGATTCGCGCCATCGTGCCGCTGGTATTGTTTCTGGGATTGGTGCTGGTGTTCTTGTTGCGGGATCGTTTGCAAAACGCACAGGTGGTGATGCTTGGGTTGGCGTTTTCGGTGGTGGGGATGATTATTTTCAACCTGGGGCTGACCTACGGCTTGGCGAAACTTGGCGGTCAGGCCGGTGAAATGATTCCCGGCGCCTTCACCGGTATTGAATCCATTAAAGAATCGCCACTCTACTGGTTTAGTATGGGCATTGCCATTACGGTGCTGTTTGCGTTTGCCCTAGGCTTTGGGGCGACTTTGGCGGAACCGGCCTTGAATGCCTTGGGCATGACGGTGGAGCGCTTGACCAACGGCGCTTTCAAAAAACAAACCCTGATGATGGCGGTGTCGCTCGGGGTGGGCGTAGGTATTGCGATCGGGGTGTCGAAAATCATTTTCGATTGGTCACTGGCCTGGTTGTTGATTCCGGCTTACCTGTTTGCGTTGGTGCTGACGGTGTTGTCGTCGGAAGAGTTCGTGAACGTCGCCTGGGACAGTGCCGGGGTGACCACCGGGCCGGTCACGGTGCCGTTGGTTCTGGCAATGGGATTGGGGCTGGGTCAGGCCGTCGGCGTGGTGGAGGGATTCGGCATTCTGTCGATGGCCTCCATCGGACCGATCATCACCGTATTATTGACTGGATTGTGGATTAAATTACGTTGCATGCGCCAGGAAAAGGCCGCGCTGAAAACCGCCATGGACGCTAAGGAGTCGTAG
- the rdgB gene encoding RdgB/HAM1 family non-canonical purine NTP pyrophosphatase, producing the protein MPRELVLATGNAGKLAEMRELLAPLGCQVRAQSEFFAEEAVEDGLSFIENAIIKARFASAKTGLPAIADDSGLEVEALQGRPGIYSARYAEGYHGHPASDALNNQKLLDEMADVENRQACYYCAMVFVRHSEDPVPVIGLGQWCGEVLTEPRGEGGFGYDPLIWMDAHDCAVAELSKAVKNQVSHRAQAVQALLKQLKTL; encoded by the coding sequence ATGCCCCGTGAACTGGTGCTGGCGACCGGCAACGCCGGTAAGCTGGCGGAAATGCGCGAACTCCTGGCGCCGTTGGGGTGTCAGGTACGTGCGCAATCTGAATTTTTCGCCGAAGAAGCGGTGGAAGACGGTTTGAGCTTTATCGAAAACGCCATTATCAAAGCCCGCTTCGCCAGCGCGAAAACCGGCTTGCCCGCCATCGCCGACGACTCCGGGTTGGAAGTGGAGGCCTTGCAAGGGCGGCCGGGCATTTATTCGGCGCGTTATGCGGAAGGGTATCACGGTCATCCGGCTTCCGACGCCTTGAATAACCAGAAACTGCTGGACGAAATGGCCGATGTGGAAAACCGCCAGGCCTGCTATTACTGTGCCATGGTGTTCGTGCGCCACAGCGAAGACCCGGTGCCGGTCATCGGGTTGGGGCAATGGTGCGGCGAGGTGCTGACCGAACCGCGCGGTGAGGGCGGCTTCGGTTATGACCCGTTGATTTGGATGGACGCCCACGATTGCGCGGTGGCGGAGCTGTCGAAAGCGGTTAAAAATCAGGTGAGCCACCGTGCGCAAGCGGTGCAGGCCTTGTTGAAACAGCTGAAAACGTTATAA
- the rph gene encoding ribonuclease PH: MRPSGRETDQLRAVTLTKDFTKHAEGSVLIEFGDTKVICNATVEEKVPPFLKGQSQGWITAEYGMLPRSTDSRMRREANAGKQGGRTVEIQRLIGRSLRAGVDMKKLGERTIVVDCDVIQADGGTRTASITGGFAALALAVERLIAKGVLTESPILHHVGSVSVGIYQGTPVLDLDYAEDSNAETDMNLVMAEDGRFIEVQGTAEAEPYSLEEMNAMIALGQKGIQELIGLQKNMLAGA, from the coding sequence ATGAGACCAAGTGGCAGAGAGACCGATCAATTAAGAGCGGTGACCTTAACCAAGGATTTTACCAAGCATGCGGAAGGGTCGGTATTGATCGAGTTCGGCGATACCAAAGTCATTTGCAATGCCACCGTGGAAGAAAAGGTGCCGCCGTTTTTGAAAGGCCAGAGCCAGGGTTGGATTACCGCGGAATACGGTATGTTGCCGCGCTCGACCGATAGCCGCATGCGTCGTGAAGCCAATGCCGGTAAACAAGGCGGCCGCACGGTGGAGATTCAGCGTTTGATTGGCCGTTCTTTACGTGCCGGTGTGGACATGAAAAAGCTGGGCGAAAGAACCATTGTGGTGGATTGCGATGTGATTCAGGCTGATGGCGGCACGCGCACCGCCTCCATTACCGGCGGTTTTGCAGCTCTGGCCTTGGCGGTGGAACGTTTGATCGCCAAAGGCGTTTTGACGGAAAGCCCGATTTTGCATCACGTCGGTTCGGTGTCGGTGGGCATTTATCAGGGCACGCCGGTGCTGGACTTGGATTATGCGGAAGACTCCAATGCCGAAACCGATATGAATTTGGTGATGGCCGAGGACGGCCGTTTTATCGAAGTACAAGGCACGGCGGAAGCGGAACCTTACTCGCTTGAGGAAATGAATGCGATGATTGCCTTGGGGCAAAAAGGCATTCAGGAACTGATCGGTTTGCAGAAAAACATGTTGGCAGGGGCTTGA
- a CDS encoding YicC/YloC family endoribonuclease, with protein MKSMTAFFIHPQSFDWGALRWEMRSVNHRYLELHFKLPDAAKSLEPAIREAIKPFLARGKVELNLHLSPTQNTQDFSLNQPLLTGLTDAINQIQAALPEATQMNPVELLKWPGLVETDTENSVHTDDILAALNNGLSEFDQIRQREGEALSQIIHEKLQAMREHLTQARQLLPGIRQHYADQLKQRIAEHTDTLDEGRFHQEIAIQAQKMDVAEELDRLETHLDEVERLRHEPGLVGRRLDFLMQELNREANTLGSKSIDSRTAQIGVELKVLIEQIREQVQNIE; from the coding sequence ATGAAAAGCATGACCGCCTTTTTCATTCACCCACAGTCATTCGATTGGGGCGCGCTTCGCTGGGAAATGCGCTCCGTCAACCATCGCTATTTGGAGTTGCATTTCAAATTGCCCGACGCCGCCAAATCGTTGGAACCGGCCATTCGGGAAGCCATCAAACCCTTTCTGGCCCGCGGCAAGGTTGAACTGAACTTGCATCTGTCGCCCACGCAAAACACTCAGGATTTCAGCCTCAACCAGCCATTGCTCACCGGCCTGACCGACGCCATCAACCAGATTCAAGCCGCCTTGCCGGAAGCCACTCAGATGAATCCGGTGGAATTGCTGAAATGGCCAGGCCTGGTGGAAACCGATACGGAAAACAGCGTTCACACCGATGACATTCTCGCCGCACTCAACAATGGTTTGAGCGAATTCGACCAGATTCGCCAGCGCGAAGGCGAGGCTCTGAGCCAAATCATCCACGAAAAACTGCAAGCAATGCGTGAACACCTCACCCAGGCACGCCAACTGCTGCCCGGCATCCGCCAGCACTACGCCGACCAATTGAAACAACGCATCGCCGAACACACCGACACCTTGGATGAAGGGCGTTTTCACCAGGAAATCGCCATTCAAGCCCAGAAAATGGATGTCGCCGAAGAATTGGATCGGTTGGAAACCCACCTGGACGAAGTGGAAAGGCTGCGCCATGAGCCAGGGCTTGTCGGGCGACGACTGGATTTTCTAATGCAAGAACTCAACCGCGAAGCCAACACCCTCGGATCGAAATCCATCGACAGCCGAACCGCGCAAATCGGCGTGGAACTGAAAGTATTGATTGAACAGATTCGCGAACAAGTACAAAATATCGAATAA